Proteins encoded in a region of the Triticum dicoccoides isolate Atlit2015 ecotype Zavitan chromosome 3A, WEW_v2.0, whole genome shotgun sequence genome:
- the LOC119273224 gene encoding uncharacterized protein LOC119273224, whose product MLSALESHPSTTPPAPSFSKEKNMSHGGGERALAVVATATETESQQVLSFSMSTALLTCHTCRLPLKSPVFKCDADHLLCSSCRELHGEEPCGLTVVHFAFLDALVASVMVRCDFEKYGCDAGGIVYHESAEHRRACPHAPCGCPARASDGGGCGFIGSKQKLLDHITGSDGHSRPTICIPYGQPRTLNLPVSCGWHVLVGEVDKAAAGVNRHRNPFLVSLGQHGQNISVSLLCVRADGGDPAPQFACELSVERSDRGTTHMVMMKSALMSSSSLSGGAPAPGDREYEWLRVPKEEYLSGDTVPLCIYIEKLSPVASTPTPLLAIAAPPPCSTKDTNKPATTYQSNGKKRKSASNLQ is encoded by the exons ATGCTTTCAGCCCTAGAATCACATCCATCCACCACTCCCCCCGCGCCGTCATTCTCAAAGGAGAAAAACATGAGCCATGGCGGAGGAGAGCGAGCTCTTGCGGTGGTAGCCACCGCCACGGAGACGGAATCGCAGCAGGTCCTCAGCTTTAGCATGTCCACGGCGCTGCTGACCTGCCATACCTGCCGCCTCCCCCTCAAATCCCCCGTCTTCAAG TGTGACGCCGACCATCTGCTGTGCTCGTCCTGCCGCGAACTCCATGGAGAAGAACCCTGTGGCCTCACAGTTGTCCACTTCGCCTTTCTTGACGCCTTGGTGGCCTCCGTCATGGTGCGGTGTGACTTCGAGAAGTACGGCTGCGACGCCGGCGGCATCGTGTACCACGAGTCAGCCGAACACAGGCGCGCGTGCCCGCACGCGCCTTGTGGATGCCCGGCCAGGGCTTCGGACGGCGGGGGTTGCGGCTTCATCGGCTCCAAGCAGAAGCTGCTCGACCACATCACTGGCTCCGATGGCCACTCGCGCCCCACCATCTGCATCCCCTACGGCCAGCCTCGGaccctgaaccttccggtctcgtgcGGCTGGCACGTCCTGGTCGGCGAGGTCGACAAAGCTGCTGCGGGCGTTAACCGGCACCGCAACCCGTTCCTGGTGTCACTGGGCCAGCACGGCCAAAACatatccgtgtctctcctatgcgtTAGAGCGGATGGTGGTGACCCGGCGCCGCAGTTCGCGTGCGAGCTCTCTGTAGAGCGTTCTGATCGCGGCACAACGCATATGGTCATGATGAAGTCGGCCCTGATGAGCAGCAGCTCCCTGTCTGGCGGCGCCCCTGCGCCCGGCGACAGAGAGTACGAGTGGTTGCGTGTGCCGAAAGAAGAGTACTTGTCGGGTGACACTGTCCCCCTATGCATCTACATCGAGAAGCTTTCTCCCGTGGCCTCCACCCCTACACCTCTTCTCGCCATTGCTGCCCCTCCTCCTTGTTCGACCAAGGACACCAACAAGCCAGCAACAACATATCAGAGCAATGGCAAGAAACGGAAATCTGCAAGCAATCTGCAGTGA